A portion of the Halalkalicoccus tibetensis genome contains these proteins:
- a CDS encoding CoxG family protein has protein sequence MTVRVQRRFELPATCEEVWEFISDPERRARAISVVSDYEVTDEAGREAIWHIDIPVPVIRKAARVETEDTERDPPSYVEFVGRSRVMRVTGQHSLEGTDDGCRLTNEFVVDGKLPGVERFFKKNLDSELENLERAIRDYLDRR, from the coding sequence ATGACTGTCCGTGTCCAACGACGGTTCGAGCTGCCGGCGACGTGCGAGGAGGTCTGGGAGTTCATCTCGGACCCGGAGCGACGGGCACGGGCCATCAGCGTCGTCTCCGACTACGAGGTCACCGACGAGGCGGGCCGGGAGGCGATCTGGCACATCGACATCCCGGTCCCGGTGATCCGGAAGGCCGCCCGCGTCGAGACCGAGGATACCGAGCGCGACCCGCCGAGCTACGTCGAGTTCGTCGGCCGGTCGAGGGTGATGCGCGTCACGGGCCAACACAGCCTCGAGGGGACCGACGACGGCTGCCGGCTCACCAACGAGTTCGTCGTCGACGGCAAGCTCCCCGGCGTCGAGCGCTTCTTCAAGAAGAACCTCGACTCGGAGCTCGAGAACCTCGAACGCGCGATCCGCGACTACCTCGACCGACGATGA
- a CDS encoding carbon-nitrogen family hydrolase gives MKLALAQLDIEHGDVEGNVERAAEAVEEAAGRGADLVCLPEIFNVGYFAFDEYAGAAEGLAGPTLSRLADAAADHGVDVLAGTIVEDLAATAAAPETADVPRPADEGLANTAVLFDASGERRAVYRKHHLFGYESDEAELLVPGEDPTGGICEVGGFTAAITTCYDLRFPELYRELVEHGVDLLLVPSAWPYPRIEHWTTLSRARAIENQCYVATVNGSAEHEGSRLVGRSTVFDPWGTTLASAADDPTFVDCEIEPDRVERVRDEFPALRDRRL, from the coding sequence ATGAAGCTCGCACTTGCCCAACTCGACATCGAGCACGGCGACGTCGAGGGGAACGTCGAGCGTGCCGCCGAGGCGGTCGAGGAGGCCGCCGGCCGCGGGGCCGATCTGGTCTGCTTACCCGAGATCTTCAACGTCGGCTACTTCGCGTTCGACGAGTACGCCGGGGCGGCCGAGGGGCTCGCCGGCCCGACGCTCTCGCGGCTCGCCGACGCCGCCGCCGACCACGGGGTCGACGTCCTCGCGGGGACGATCGTCGAGGACCTCGCGGCCACCGCCGCGGCACCCGAGACCGCGGACGTCCCGCGGCCCGCCGACGAGGGGCTCGCGAACACCGCGGTCCTGTTCGACGCCTCGGGCGAGCGCCGGGCCGTCTACCGGAAACACCACCTCTTCGGCTACGAGTCCGACGAGGCCGAACTGCTGGTCCCCGGCGAGGACCCGACCGGCGGGATCTGCGAGGTCGGCGGGTTCACCGCCGCGATCACGACCTGCTACGACCTGCGCTTTCCCGAACTGTACCGAGAGCTCGTCGAGCACGGGGTCGACCTCCTGCTCGTGCCGAGCGCGTGGCCCTACCCGCGGATCGAACACTGGACGACGCTCTCGCGGGCGCGGGCGATCGAGAACCAGTGCTACGTCGCGACGGTCAACGGCAGCGCCGAACACGAGGGCAGTCGGCTGGTCGGCCGTTCGACGGTGTTCGACCCGTGGGGGACGACCCTCGCGAGCGCGGCCGACGACCCCACGTTCGTGGACTGCGAGATCGAGCCCGACCGCGTCGAGCGGGTCCGCGATGAGTTCCCGGCGCTCCGGGACCGCCGGCTGTAG